AAAATACTTGCTAATCATCTCTTAACTTGATTCACATATTCATTTGAAAATCCAGGAGGTTGATAGATTCCAAGACATAGAAGTAGAACTGAATCAACGTGGATACAATGGCATTTGGAAGGTCacttgaatttttattttatttttttgcatcAATATTTACTTGGAAAATTGTTATTTGCATTAATATTATTGTATAACTATGGGTCGTCCCTGATGCGTTGTGTGTTAATTATTGGATACTTGAAGTTGATTGATAGAATCGTGTTGTTGTCCTTCTAGGTAAGCTATTAGAATTAGATTAGTCCCTAGATTTCTGGTTGACTAAAACCTAGATTTCTGGTAGGCTAAAACTAAGAAAATTACAATCGACAAATTTAGTGAATAATGATTTGTTGGTTTTTGGTGACTACGTTGAAAGTTTGAAACTCATTTTTACTTCAAATGGATCTAAGGAGAGTACTAGCTTTTTATTATGGTGGTACCTTATGGCCAACAACAACAtagataaggaggtgcatttcTGAATTGCTAAACCCATGCTTCTATACAAAAGTTCTTATTTTCTACAAGTGTGTGCATGTATTTCATTGTCTACTTTCTTATTTGGAGTAAGCGCTTATGTCGGAGATAGCAGTGAACAAGAAATCTTATCAAGATGACTTGCTGGAATTTATCTTTGTTATGGTACATTTTTACTTGTATATAACTGGTTGTTTAATAACCACAAGGAACTTGATATCTACAATGACCAAAAATAGTTTCTATTACTGGAGGATATTGTGTTTACATTCGTTGAATCATAGATATTACTCAATTAGGTTGTTTATCATATTAATTTCCAATTTTGTATTTAAATCTTGTTCAGAATTTCTTTTGGAGGCTATGATAGTTTGTACCTTTGACTCCAGAGTTCTAAACTAACACTTCTCGTAGAGAATGTTAATAGAGTGATATATCCGAACCATACTAGATAATCACTTTTTTATTTACTTGTAGATGCGAACTGGTAATCCTGTTGATGGTTGTGCTATATTTTGGCGTGCTTCAAGGTATGAACTCCCAGTTTATTGTTCATTTGAAATTGAAGTATCAGGAAGCACTTAATTTGGtccttaatatataattttgttaGCTTCTCAATTATATCCAGGTTTTAGCATATGCTGACATCTTTTCTCGGTTCAGTTTACATTGTTGAAACTATTACTTAATGAGCTGTGCAACTTTTCTTTCCAAAAACTGCTAATTTTAGTAGTACTTTGTATCTTATGTTAATTTACTACCTTGGCACTTATATGTATGTCATTGTCACTTATTCCTGAAAGACCTAAGCATGTTCAAGATGAAATATACCTTGCAATGGAATTAATCAAGTGTATTACTTTGTTTTAGATTCAAGATGATTTTTGAAGAATCTTTTGAATACAGAAGGTTTGGCCTTCGGGACAATGTTGCTCAAATATGTGTGTTTGAGGTACACAGTTTCAGTTTACTTCTGAGCACACGTCAACTGAGAGTGAGACTATAGTTATGTATTCCTTTCATTTAGCATCATCTTTTTTCTTGTTGAACAGTCTCTGAGTGGGTCGGGTATCAGTAGTGGGGCGTCTACCCTGCCAACAAGGCAAGTTGTATTAATCACTatgtttttttgttcttttttctttctttttttgcaaCATTGGTACCTCATGACATGTTCTGTATCCGAAGTAGtatttattatttgtgaatCAAGTCAGGTGTTGCTTCCAGTATCACGAAAACTGATATGTTACCTGTTGTGTGAACTGGATGCAACACCCATTGGCTTGAACCAACAACAAGTGAGATATAAGAAGACAGAGAAGAATTGAGTGGATTTCATGGAAGATGAACAGTATATTAGGTGTTCTGATTGTTGGTGCTTTTGTTATTCTTACAACAATATTTCTTATGCTAAAGCTGGCCAAGATCTTTCTATTGCAGTTCAGCAAGCTCTAACAGAGTTGTTGTTTGCAACATTCATGTGCTTTTCAATCCTAACAGGGGAGATATTAAGCTTGGACAGGTACAATTGCTTCTTTATGTGGTTCTGATTTGACTTTGGCATCTGATATGAACTAACTGCGCAGCTCTCTGGTCCACCCGTTGGTTAACTTACCTTTGTCACTTCACTTGATAATGAATTAATGATGCATGCTTAACTTGTATTTCTTCTATAATTATCAACCTTATTCTAACCCATCATATGTCACAAACTGTTTGAGCCATCTTGAAAGGCCTGCTACATATATCAtggatttgatttttgttgTCAGATCAGGGTCCTCCTTGAAAGGGCAAATGCTGTTTCTAAGCTTTGGAATGATGCTCCCATAGTTATTTGTGGAGACTTTAACTGCACTCCCAAGGTTTTTGCTTGTTCATACATTGGAATATCATGTTATCttaatatttcttttacttaatgCATCTTATTTAATTTTGGATCTAAACTAACCAAACCCTCTATTGGTCTATCACTCAATTTGAATGACCTTTACAACACCTTATTGGCTTATTGTTCCTCCAGAGTCCCATGTACAACTTTATCAAAGATAAAGAGGTATTGACTTTAAATTTCGTTGTACTTTTTGCTCCTAATCTTGTTTGTTTACTTTCTTTAGATCAATACTAGGTAGGACAGCTTTACTCCCAACCCAAGGATCATATTGCAGCCCTAATTTTGATGCCTTTTCAATATCTTACTGCAGCTAGATCTGTCAAAAGTGGCTCGTGACAAGGTCTCTGGACAAGTCTCTGCTGAAATAAATCGACCAGCACCTGCTTATCCTGATTTTCGGTAGATGTTTGTGTGCTGGTTAGGTGATTTTCCTTATGTGGCCGTGAAATCTCATTGGCGATCATTTAAATTGGTCTGTCTGTTTTGTGATCCAGGGCAGAACGTGCTGCTACTTTTATCCAAGCTCCAGCAGTCGACTCTAAAAGAGTAGAACAACAAGATTTGCCTTTAAATGCTCAGGAGTTTCCACGTACTAACCTTTCCAGTAGTCCCCCTTCTGCAAGAAGCCACTTTCAGCCTGGATCTCCGATTGTGGCTGAGACTGATTCATGCTCTACTGTAGAAGACAGAAGACAACAAATTAATGACTTGCCTAACCATGATGCTGTAGAAATTTGTGCCATCGAGGGCATGTCAAGTCCATCTATCCCTCATAATATTTTGAATCAAAGTGTTAGTAAAGTTGAAGGTGGCATCGAGTCTCCTATTTTGTGCGATAAGGGAACAGATGAAATTTCTATGTTGGAGTCTTCTAGTAAAGATATCCACTCTCAGGCAACTAAAGGAGGAGAATACGTAGCAGATTTGTTATCTGAGACCCCAGATAACCATATTCAACATCAGGGCTTGTCTGGAAATCATTCAGATGATCTTTCTATCACTTTGAACATTAACTCAGATTCATCTGACAATGAGGGCCCTTCGAACAACTCTGGTGGGCACAATTCGTCCGAGCATGAAGCTGTTGCAatatctgcttcagcttcaacGGGGGAGGACAAGACATGCAGAGTATCTTTTGCCCTCAAATCTACAAGTTCTGATAACATACTGGATCAGAAATTTGAGACCTTGTCACTTGATGAAGTAGTTAATGATTCTACACAGAAAGTCTTTGAAGATTCTGAGTCATTCTTATGCGAATTGCATTCTAAAGATGGTAGTTCCCCCAGCCAAAAGCAGGAGAATGTCTTTGGTACCGAAAACTTCCGATTCAGTCCATCTGATTGGACTCCAGCAGAAATAGAACTGGCAACTGGCAGTGCAGACTGTAAGGTCATGGAGCACCCTTTGAAGTTGACAAGTGCATATACAGAAGTTGAGGTATCTTTATTATAGCTATTGTTTGATTTTTTGTGTTTAGGATGCGTAATGTGTGCGAAAGTTGTTGATCTTCAATCATGTATGTTGGGTACAACGTTTTGCTCCTGCAGAGTTGTTCGGAATTAAGAGATTCCAGTGGTGAGCCATATGTCACCAGCTATCACAAACTTTTCTCAGGCACAGTTGATTATATATGGTGAGTCATGAGCCGCTGCGCATCTTTTGATATTCATCTGTTGGAAACTGTTTCGTGTGCTGATATAGTTTATTATCATCCGATGATGCCAGGCATTCTCAAGGTCTAGAAACTGTAAAGGTGCTTGCTCCAATTCCCAAGCATGTTATGCATCAATCTCGGGGATTTCCCACAAAGGTATAATTTCTAAAACAATCCGTGCAGGCTGTTATATGAGCAATCGTCTGCATAACTAATGAAACATTGCTATATGTGAACATGAATGAATTCTACTATTCTCACAGAAATTTTCTAGCCTGATAGAAGTTCGATAATTTTATGGTCGAAAAGCATCCTTACATCTTAAGACATGGCATGTGCATACACTGATCTTTCCATTAATGTTCAACTTGTAATGGTTTGTGTTTCCAGAAATGGGGAAGTGATCACATTGCATTGGTTTCGGAATTCGTCTTCACTAAAGATATCTCCTCATAGTCTCCCGCGTCAAATATAACATATGCACATTAGTTTCAACTCCCTAGCAAGGTAAGGCGTCCTCCCAGCATTAGCTTTTGCATCATCGGTTCGCCTCTTCTCTCGATTTTATTTGATCTTTACTAATAACTGGAGAGTTGGTTCTTGGATGACTTCTTCCAAGATTTGAGCTTGAACCTATTTTGCATgttgaatatttatattttgcaAAATTTAGTTGAAGTCAAGATAGGAATGAGTAGGAAGCGAGGCA
This portion of the Salvia splendens isolate huo1 chromosome 10, SspV2, whole genome shotgun sequence genome encodes:
- the LOC121751520 gene encoding carbon catabolite repressor protein 4 homolog 6-like; translated protein: MNRRPFPFRSLAAATTADSAAAAMSYRPHFRGGRSQFGRGYCDRPAGPGDRPEFVSGDSHFSAVRNANHGYRPSYNAVPPPQLLYRPGPWFQQPGPPIAQAHQNLGPRPFKHPSQGRPAYGNYQQFRPQQMRQQFRPRATKPPDYRAWEYSKLKLPPHCERFTVLSYNILADYLAADHRHKLYFHVPGYIMDWNWRMKNIIFELGLWSADILCFQEVDRFQDIEVELNQRGYNGIWKMRTGNPVDGCAIFWRASRFKMIFEESFEYRRFGLRDNVAQICVFESLSGSGISSGASTLPTSSASSNRVVVCNIHVLFNPNRGDIKLGQIRVLLERANAVSKLWNDAPIVICGDFNCTPKSPMYNFIKDKELDLSKVARDKVSGQVSAEINRPAPAYPDFRAERAATFIQAPAVDSKRVEQQDLPLNAQEFPRTNLSSSPPSARSHFQPGSPIVAETDSCSTVEDRRQQINDLPNHDAVEICAIEGMSSPSIPHNILNQSVSKVEGGIESPILCDKGTDEISMLESSSKDIHSQATKGGEYVADLLSETPDNHIQHQGLSGNHSDDLSITLNINSDSSDNEGPSNNSGGHNSSEHEAVAISASASTGEDKTCRVSFALKSTSSDNILDQKFETLSLDEVVNDSTQKVFEDSESFLCELHSKDGSSPSQKQENVFGTENFRFSPSDWTPAEIELATGSADCKVMEHPLKLTSAYTEVESCSELRDSSGEPYVTSYHKLFSGTVDYIWHSQGLETVKVLAPIPKHVMHQSRGFPTKKWGSDHIALVSEFVFTKDISS